The Staphylococcus saprophyticus subsp. saprophyticus ATCC 15305 = NCTC 7292 genome contains the following window.
TGGTTTATTACCTCCACAAAAAGCTCATATAAACACGACAATTAAATATCGCACCCTTTATACTTTAACTTTCTGTGTGTGTATTGGCTTCATAGCCGTCAATAAATATATCATATTTACCTATGCAAATCAATAGTTTTTGTCCATTAATTTACACATTATAAAGAACGACTAAGCCCATCTATTAGTCGTTCTCAATTAAGTCGTTACGCAATAAAATTTTATTTGATTCTTTCTAGTTCATCTAAGAACTTGTCTTTTTTAACTTTAATAAATGTACCCTTCATACCTAATGAACGTGATTCGATTACACCCGCACTTTCTAGTTTACGCAAGGCATTTACAATAACTGAACGTGTAATGCCGACTCTATCTGCAACTTTTGAAGCGATCAGTAAGCCTTCTTTACCACCTAGTTCTTCAAATATATGTTCAATCGCTTCACTTTCAGAATATGATAATGAGTTGATCGCCATACTAATAGCTGCTTTATCTCTTGCCTCTTGTTCTACTTCATTATGTTTTTCACGTAATATTTCCATACCGATAACTGTAGCTGCGTATTCACCTAATACCAAGTCGTTTTCAGAAAAATCTTCTGTCACACGTCCTAGAACTAATGTACCAAGTCTTTCGCCACCACCTAAAATTGGGAAAATTGTTGTTCTGCTATCACCGAATAAATCATTATTTTCAGGTGGGAAAACAGTTAGTACATTATCAATACCAATATTGGATTGTGTTTCTTTCACATCCATCAATTGATCTGTATATTCTACAGGTATATGTCTATTTTCTAACATTTGGATGATACGTTCATTTTTTAATAATTCATTTAAATTCGAACCTAAAATTTTACCTTTTCTTGAAACTATAAAAACATTTGTTACTGTCACACTACTTATCGTTTGTGCTACATCTTTAAAATCTACCGCAATACCTTTATGCTTTTGCAAAAGTGTATTTAATTCTCTCGTTTTTGATAATAAGCTCATATTCCTACTCCTTTATATTTATATTATAAAATAAATGCACTTAAATCTTTGTTTGTTGAAATTGATTTCAACTTATCATCAACATATTGTGGTGTAATATCTACAACCGCATTAGGCATACTTGGTGCTTCGAATGATAAATCTTCTAGCATTTTTTCAAGTATAGTATGCAATCGACGTGCACCAATGTTATCAGTATCTTGGTTTACTTGGAATGCAATTTCTGCTAATCGTTTAATTGCTTCATCTGTAAATTTAACCGTTACTTGTTCTGTTTGTAGTAACGCTTCATACTGTTTGATAAGTGATAATTTAGGTTCCGTCAAGATTCGAACAAAATCTTCAACTGAAAGACTTTCTAGTTCAACGCGAATTGGAAAACGGCCTTGCAACTCTGGAATTAAATCACTTGGTTTAGACACGTGGAATGCTCCAGCACCAATAAATAGCATATGTTCAGTGTTAACAGTACCATACTTTGTTTGAACCATGCTACCTTCAAGAATTGGTAATATATCTCTTTGAACACCTTGGCGAGATACATCTTGCCCTGAATTTTGATTATTTGTCGCAACCTTATCTATTTCATCGATAAATATAATGCCCATTTGTTCAGCTAATTCAATAGCTTCTTGGTTAGCTGTTTCTTGATCAATCAATTCATCAGCAAATTCATCAGTTAATATCTTACGTGCAGTTTTAACTGGAACTTCTCTTTCAACTTTTTTCTTAGGCATTAATTGGTTCATCATGTCTTGCATTTGTTGGTTTTGGTTCGTACCTAACATGCCCATAGCAGCTGGATCTTGTTCAACTTTTAAGCGTACCTTCTCATCTTCTAATTGACCATTTAATAATTGTTGCTTAATTTCTGAACGTTTCGTTTTCACTTCATCAGTGGGTGTTTCTTCTTCGTCATCATTATTTTGACCAAAATTAGGGATTGAACCACCAAATAAAGATTCCAATGGGTTATTACTGTTCGTATTGTTATTAGCTTTTTTCTTCATACTAGGTACTAACAATTTCACTAACTTTTCATTCGCTTTATCTTGGGCTTCATCTTGTACCAATGCCTTTTTTTGATCTTTTACAAGTCTAACAGCAACATCTACAAGGTCTCTAACCATACTTTCTACATCACGTCCAACATAACCTACTTCTGTAAATTTAGTTGCTTCAACTTTAATAAATGGAGCGCCAACTAATCTAGCCATACGTCTTGCAATTTCCGTTTTACCTACACCCGTAGGTCCAATCATCAAAATATTTTTAGGTGCGACCTCTTGTTTTTCTTCTTCAGTTAATAGACTTCTTCTATATCTATTTCTTAATGCAATTGCAACCTTACGTTTAGCATCGTCTTGACCAACAATATATTCATTAAGTTTTGATACAATATCTCTAGGTGTTAATTTTATTCCATTTGTCTCCATATGATACGTTACCTCCATTAATTTTGTGCTTTAAAACAACTTATAATTTATACATGTTTACTATTGCCAATTAATTCTAAATTTAGACATTTTCATTAATTTATTTACTCAGCTATAAATTCTCAACTATAATTCGGTCATTTGTAAATACACAAATATCTGAAGCAACTTTCAAACTTTCATAAGCCATTTCGCTCGCAGACAAATGTGTTGCATTACGTTTTAGCGCTCTACCTGCACTTAACGCATAGTTACCACCTGACCCAATTGCAATCAAATTATCATCTGGTACGATTACTTCTCCTGTACCGCTAACTACTAAGATTGATGTTTCATCCATTACAATCAACATAGCTTCTAGCTGACGTAATTGTTTATCGCCTCTCCACTCTTGTGCTAATTCCACTGCAGCTCTTTCTAAATTCCCACTAAATTGTTGTAATTTTGTTTCGAATTTTTCAAATAGAGTGAACGCATCTGCTACACTTCCAGCAAAACCAGCTAATACTTTATCATTATATAAACGTCTCACTTTTCTCGCTGTTTGTTTCATGATGACTTGTTCACCTAGAGTAACTTGACCATCTCCAGCCATTGCTGCATGTCCATTATGTTGTACTGCAAATATTGTTGTTGCATGTATAGATGTACTCATTATTTAATTCTCCTTTTTTGCACGAGGATGTGCATTTAAATATACTTTTCTTAATTGTTCATTTGTCACATGCGTATATCGACCAGTTGTTGACAGATTAACGTGACCGAGCAAAGATTGCACTGTTCTTAAATCTGCACCTTGGTTTAACATGTGTGTCGCAAATGTATGTCTAAGTTTATGAGGATGTATCTCTGTAACACCAGCCGTTCGTTTCACTACGTCGTTCAATACATAACGAACGCCACGTTCAGTGATAGGATCGCCTTTCATATTAACTAATAAATAATCGTGATTACTATTTAATTTAGGTTTGAATGACGCTAAATATCGTTCCATACTTTGTTTACAAAACTCGCCAAAGGGGATAAAACGTTCTTTGCCACCCTTACCTAATACCTTTACACCTGGCGACGTCATATCTATGTCTTGTTCTTTTATATGCACTAACTCTGAAACTCTAATACCAGTAGAATAAAGTAGTTCTAAGATTACCCTATCTCGCAAGCCTTTTTTTGCATCATTTTCAACCGTGTCAAATAATGCTTCCATTTCCTCTTCATAGAAAAAATGTGGTAAATAATGTTCTTTTTTCGGATGTACCAATTGTATGAACGGATTTACCACCGCTTCATCTTGTGTCATCCAATATTCATAAAAACTTCTCAGCGTAGAAATTTTACGTGAAACTGAGGTTCTTTTCAAGTTTTTTGAATATAAGTAACTGAGATAGTTCCTAGCATCTTTGTATTCAAACGCATTCAAATCTAAATGTTCTTGAGCTAAGAAAACATTAAATTGTTCTAAATCATCATGATAGGATTTTAAAGTGTGCTCTGAAAATTGTTTTTCTACTTTTAGCATATATAAATACGCTTGTTGGATTTTTTCCAATAAAAACCCCTCCATCAACATAAATTGTAGCATATTGACAGAGGGGTCTGCGAAAAATAACTATTAAATTGAGTAAAACTTTCAAAATTTTCGGAAAGAATTATAAAAATACAATATTTTATAGCGTTTGTTTGTAATTATCTAAATATGTTAAAGCACGATCTGCTAATTTTTCATAACGTAATTTTTTATCTTTTACTTTCTTTTCCAATGTTGTTAGTAAACCAAAGTTAGCATTCATTGGTTGGAAGTTTTTTTCATTTTTGGCATGTGAAATATAATATGCCATGCTACCTATCATCGTTTCTCTAGGGAAAATGACTTCTCCCTTGTTAAGCATTTTATGTGCTACATTGATACCTGCAACGAGTCCACTAGCGGCACTCTCTACGTACCCTTCAACACCAGTCATTTGACCTGCGAAATAAAGTTCTTCTCTTCCTTTTAATTCATAAGTTTCAGTTAAAACATCAGGCGAATTGATGAATGTGTTACGGTGCATGACACCATATCTAACTATTTCAACATTTTCTAATCCTGGAATTAATCTGATGACATCTTTTTGAGCTCCCCATTTTAAATGTGTTTGGAAACCTACAATGTTGTATAGTGTTCCTGCAGCATCATCCTGGCGTAGTTGTACGACAGCGTATGGTCTTTCGCCTGTTTTAGGATCTTCGAGACCCACGGGTTTCATTGGACCGAACAATAATGTTTTTCTACCACGTTCAGCCATTACTTCAAATGGCATACAACCTTCAAAGTATTTTTCTTTTTCAAATTCATTTACAGGTGCAACTTCAGCTTCCATGAGCGCATCGTAAAATGTATTAAACTCATCTTCTGTCATAGGACAATTCAAATATGCGGCTTCACCTTTATCATAGCGGGATTTCAAATACACTTTATTCATATCAATACTGTCTTTTTCAATAATTGGTGCCGCAGCGTCATAGAAATACAACTGATCTTTTCCAGTTGCCTCCACAATTTCGTTTGCTAACTTGTCTGTTGTTAGAGGACCTGTTGCAATAATCGTATATCCTTCAGGTATGCTATTAATTTCTTCATTTAAAACTGTGATATTTGGATGATTTTTTAATGTTTCAGTCACATAGCCAGCAAAATCATGTCGATCGACTGCTAGAGCGCCACCGGCAGGCACACGCGCTTTATCCGCTGCACTGATAATTAAAGAATCTAACTGTCTCATTTCTTCTTTAAGTACACCGACAGCATTTGTTAAAGCATTGCCTCGTAGTGAATTCGAACATACGAGTTCTGCAAATTTATCGGTATGATGTGCAGGTGTCTGTTTCACCGGCCTCATTTCTATAAGATTTACTTTTACGCCTCGTTGCGCTAATTGATATGCTGCTTCTGAACCAGCCAAACCAGCACCTACTACATTTACAACTTGAGTCATTCGATTTCCTCCCATAATTAAAAAGCAACTTAGACATCGTATCATAAATATAAATACATGCATCTACATTATATATATGTGTCATAAGTTGCTGTTATTGTTTAAACTATTTCTTTCATAAATACGATTGCAAGCGTAAATTCGCTATACTATATTACTTTTGCTCTTCTTCTTTGTAATCACAATTTGAACATACTACTTGGCTCTTACGTCCTTGTTTTTTCTCAACTAAGTAATGCTCACATTTAGGACAATCTCTTCCTATCGGTTTATCCCAAGTTACAAAATCACACTCTGGATATTTAGAACAACCATAAAAAATACGATTCTTTTTAGATTTACGTTCTACAACGTCGCCTTCTTTACACTTAGGACAAGTCACACCAATTGTCTTAACAATAGCTTTTGTATTTCGACAATCTGGGAAATTTGAACAAGCCATGAATTTACCATAACGACCCATTTTAATAACCATAGGTGAACCACAGACTTCACAGTCTTCACCAGCAGGTTCATCTTTTATTTCTATTTTTTCCATTTCTTCTTCTGCGCGTTCTACATCCTGTTTGAAACTACTGTAAAAATCTGAAATCACTTTTTTCCAGCCAATCTCACCATCGGCAACTTTATCCAATAATGTTTCCATGTTTACTGTAAAGTCAACATCGATAATTTCTGGGAAGTAATCTTTAACTTGTTCATGAACAATTTCGCCCAATTCAGTTGGCACAAAACGTTTACTTTCATTTTTCACATAATTTCTTTTCTGGATTGTATCGATCGTTGGTGCATATGTGGAAGGACGTCCAATTTTCAATTCTTCCATTGTTTTCACTAAACGCGCTTCAGTATAGCGTGGTGGTGGTTGAGTAAAATGTTGTGATGGTTCAATGTTCGTAGCTGTAACCATTTCACCTTCACCAATATTTGGTAATTTGTTATCTTTACCATCTTCACTGTCATCTTTGGTTTCAACATATAAAGTCATAAAACCTTTAAATTTGATTGTCTGTCCATTTGCTCGGAATTTGATGTCATTTTGCGTCAAATCCATTGCAACTGTATCTAAAATTGCAGGTGCCATTTGACTGGCAACAAAACGTTCCCAAATTAATTTATATAATCTATGTTGATCTCTAGTTAAGAAATTTTTCATTTCATTTGGTGTACGTAAAGTACTAGACGGTCTGATGGCTTCATGGGCATCTTGATCGCCTTGACCTTTTGATTTTCGATTAGATGTATAGTCATTACCATATGTTTCTTGAATGTAATTTTTCGCTTCTGATTGCGCTTGGTCTGAGATTCTTGTTGAATCTGTACGCATATAAGTGATTAAACCAACTGTACCTTGCTTTTTCAAATCTATACCTTCATATAGTTGTTGGGCTAACATCATTGTTTTACGTGCTTTGAAATTCAATTTACGAGCAGCTTCTTGTTGAAGTGTTGACGTTGTAAAAGGATTAGCTGGATAACGCGTTTTTTCCTTTTTAGTCACTTTAGTCACTTCAAACTGATCGCCATCTAACTGCGTAGTAATTTTTTCAACATCTGCTTTTTCAGTTAATTTAAATGGTTTATTTTTAAAATGAAGAAATTTAGCTGTGAATTTTGTTTTCTTATATCTAAATTCGCCTTCAATTTTCCAATATTCTTCTGGTTTGAAATTTCTAATTTCATTTTCACGATCTATAACTAGTCTTAATGCCACAGATTGTACACGACCAGCAGATAACCCTTTTTTAACTTTTTTCCATAATACGGGTGAGATATTATAACCGACTAAACGATCTAGAATACGTCGTGCTTGTTGCGCATCAACGAGTTCCATTTCGATGCCTCTTGGATGTTTAAAACTATCTTTTACTGCATCTTTTGTTATTTCATTAAACACTACTCTATTTTCTGTTGAATCTTCCAAGTTTAATATATTCGCTAAATGCCAAGCAATAGCTTCACCTTCACGGTCGGGGTCACTCGCTAAGAATACTTTTTTCGCTTTCTTAGCATGTTTTTTCAATTCTTTTACAACTGGACCTTTACCACGTATCGTAATATATTTGGGTTCATAATCATTTTCAGCATCTACACCCATTTGACTACGAGGCAAGTCTCTAACGTGCCCCATTGATGCGATTACTTTATATTTTTTACCTAAATATTTTTCAATGGTTTTAGCTTTTGCAGGCGATTCAACTATGACTAAATTTTCTGCCAAAGTAGTTACCCCCTTGCATTTTCTAATTACAAAGATAAATGATAAACGGTGTATTTTGTTTTTGTCAATGTTTTTAATTTTGACTTGATTAAATTTATACCGTTATTTCATCCCAAACTTTATCAATCAGCAGTATTTTTTCATATATTATTAAAAAAAGCGTTAAATAAAATCTGTTTTAAAGTTGTGTGCTATTTACTTTTCATATAATAAAATCTTCTAATATATCATCCGCATTCAATACAATTTTCGCCCCTTCTTGAGCACTACGCAAATTGCCTAATGTCATTTTATTAAATATTGTACCAGGTAAGACATACACATCTCTATTTTGTTCTAATGCAAATCGCGTCGTGATACTTGTACCACTATTTTCTGCAGATTCTGTGATAAAGATACCTTTAGAAAGTCCACTAATCAATCTATTCCTTTCTGGGAAATGGTATCTTTTGGGCTTTTCGAGAGGGAGATATTCACTTATAACTATTCCATCTTTTTCAATTTGCTGTCTTATCTCTTTAGTTTCTTTCGGATAATGATGCATATGTCCAAATCCTAATACCGCAATTGTAGGTAACTTAAATAACAAAGCATGTTGATGCGCCATCATATCTGCACCTTTTGCAAGCCCTGATATTATCGTCAAATGATGTTTTTTAAATGAAGGAAAAAATGTTTGAAGTGATTGCCATGTATATTGTGTCGCTTGTCTAGATCCAATAATAGCTAGGGTACGAGGAGATTGCATTAAAGTGAGCTTACCGCGATAAAATAGGATTAGGGGTGGATCATAAATTTCTCGCAATAACTGTGGATATAAACGGTGATTAATTGTTATGAAATGAACTTTCCATGCTTTTAATTGTTTGAATAGTACTTCTAAATTAGTTGTCACATATAATCGGTATACATTTTCATTTTTTGCAGTTATTTTTACTGTTCCCAAAAATTGTTTGAGTATGTATTGTTTATCTACCTTACTATATTTCATAAAAGAGGGAGAAAATCTTAATAATCGATGTATTTGTTGTGTAGATAGTCCAGCAAATCGAAGCTTTAAAAGGTCTAAATCGTTCATTTATCATACTCCTTTATATCTCATATTATACGATAAAATATATATGCTGCGTATTACAAAATTTTGTCAAATGATCGTAATAAGTCATATGATTTTAAAGAGTAATTTTAAATTCCTAAATTGACAACATCTGATGTTTCAATTGGAGATATTAATTGTATTTATCTTTAATTTAGCGGTCGCATTTCTACTATATAAAATACTTTATCAAATGCATTTTTTTATTTTAATATCAGCTCATACAACCTAAAAAAGCACAAACTCCGACATACTATCGGAATTTGCGCTGACTTTTAATAAATAAAATTATTTTACAGTCAATAATTGTTCATAGATGCCAGCTTCTTTAGCTGCATCAATTAAAGTTGTACCAATTTCAGAAGGTGTGTCTGCTGTTTTTACACCACAACTGTTAAGTGTTTTAATTTTCTCTTCTGCAGTTCCTTTACCACCTGAGATAATCGCACCAGCATGGCCCATACGTTTACCAGGAGGAGCTGTTTGACCGCCTACGAAGCCTACAACAGGTTTCGTCATATTAGCTTTAATCCATTCAGCAGCTTCTTCTTCTGCAGTACCCCCGATTTCACCAATCATAACGACAGCCTTAGTTTCATCATCTTCATTAAATGCTTTTAATACATCTATAAAGTTTGTACCATTAACTGGGTCGCCACCAATACCAACCGCAGTCGTTTGACCGATACCTTCTTCAGTTAATTGATGTACCGCTTCATATGTTAATGTACCAGAGCGTGATACAACGCCTACATGACCTTTTTTATGGATGTATCCTGGCATGATACCAATTTTACATTCATCAGCAGTAATGACACCTGGACAGTTAGGTCCTACTATACGTGTTTTCTTACCTTCTGAATAACGTTTTACTTTAACCATATCAATTACAGGAATATGTTCTGTGATACAAATCGCTAAATCTAGTTCAGCTTCGATACATTCTAAAATTGCATCAGCAGCAAATGGTGCTGGTACATAAATAACTGATACTGTTGCACCTGTTTCTTTTTGTGCTTCTTCAACTGTATTGAATACTGGAACGCCTTCAACAACCTGTCCGCCTTTACCTGGAGTTACCCCAGCAACAATTTGTGTACCATATTCAAGCATTTGTTTTGTATGGAAAAGGGCAGTTGACCCTGTGATACCTTGTACAATTACTTTTGTATTTTTATCAATAAATACGCTCATCTTCGTGCTCCCATCCTTTCCTTATGCTTCTTTAACAAGTTTTACGATTTTTTGTGCGCCTTCAGCCATTGTAGCTGCTGGTTCAATTGCTAATCCAGATTCTTTAAGAATTTCTTTACCTCTTTCAACATTTGTACCTTCTAAACGTACGACAAGTGGTAAAGTAAGCTCGACTTCTTTAACTGCAGCAACAATACCTTCAGCGATAATGTCACATTTCATAATGCCACCAAAGATATTTACAAAGATACCTTTTACATTTTCATCACCTAAGATAATTTTAAATGCTTCAGTAACTTTTTCTTTAGTTGCGCCGCCCCCTACGTCAAGGAAGTTAGCCGGATTACCGCCGAAGTGATTGATTGTATCCATAGTTGCCATTGCTAAACCAGCGCCGTTAACCATACAACCAATATCACCATCTAAAGCGATATATGATAAATCGTATTTAGAAGCTTCGATTTCTTTTGGATCTTCTTCTTCTAAATCACGTAATTCTTGAATATCTTTATGTTTAAATAATGCGTTATCATCAAAATTAACTTTAGCATCTAATGCTAAAACTTCACCCTCACCCGTAGTAACAAGTGGGTTGATTTCAACGATTGAGCAATCTTTTTCGATGAAAACATTATAAAGTGATACTAAAAATTTAGCTGCTTTATTTATAGATTCTTTAGGAATATTAATGTTAAAAGCAATTCTTCTAGCTTGATATGGTGCTAATCCTACAACAGGATCAATTGTTTCTTTGAATATTTTTTCAGGTGTTTTAGCAGCAACCTCTTCAATTTCAGTACCGCCTTCTTCTGAAGCCATCAAAGTAACTCTATCTGTCGCACGATCGATGACAAAACCAACATAATATTCTTTTTGAATATCGCAGCCCTCTTCTATGTAAAGGCGTTTAATTTCTTTACCTTCTGGACCAGTTTGATGTGTAACAAGTGTTTTACCTAATAATTCTTTAGCATAAGTTTCAACTTCAGAAAGAGATTTAGCGATTTTAACACCGCCTGCTTTCCCTCTGCCCCCTGCGTGAATCTGTGCTTTAACCACGTAAACTTTTGAATCTAATTCTTTTGCTTTTTCTACTGCTTCTTCAGCAGTATATGCTACGCGTCCTTCTGGGACAGCAACGCCCATAGAACGAAATATTGCTTTACCTTGATACTCGTGGATATTCATTCTCCATCCTCCTGTTTCTTAGGTTAAGTTCATATTCAATTATAAGAAATGAAAGCGCTATTGTAAACTCATTTATCCTACTTAATCCAATTATTTTATTTTAACTATTAATTTACCAAAGATTTAATTGGTTCAAATGTTTTTCGATGTTCATTTAAAATGCCATATTTTTTAATTCCATCTAAATGTTGTTGCGTACCATATCCAACATTGTTTTCAAAACTATAACCTGGGTATTTTCTACCTAAATCTCGCATATATTGATCTCTGTGTTCTTTAGCTAAGACACTAGCAGCAGCTATCGAAACACTTTTAGCGTCACCTTTAATTAAAGATGTTTGCGGTATATCAATATCCAATGTCATAGCATCTACAAGTAGATGTGTTGGTTTAATTCTCAATCCTTCAATCGCTCTGTGCATTGCTAATTTCGTTGCCTCATAAATATTTATTTCATCTATTTCTTCCACCGAAGCATATCCATATGCATAAGCATACACATCATTCAGTAATTTACTTTCGATTGAATGCCTTTGTTTTGCTGAAAGT
Protein-coding sequences here:
- the xerC gene encoding tyrosine recombinase XerC is translated as MEKIQQAYLYMLKVEKQFSEHTLKSYHDDLEQFNVFLAQEHLDLNAFEYKDARNYLSYLYSKNLKRTSVSRKISTLRSFYEYWMTQDEAVVNPFIQLVHPKKEHYLPHFFYEEEMEALFDTVENDAKKGLRDRVILELLYSTGIRVSELVHIKEQDIDMTSPGVKVLGKGGKERFIPFGEFCKQSMERYLASFKPKLNSNHDYLLVNMKGDPITERGVRYVLNDVVKRTAGVTEIHPHKLRHTFATHMLNQGADLRTVQSLLGHVNLSTTGRYTHVTNEQLRKVYLNAHPRAKKEN
- the codY gene encoding GTP-sensing pleiotropic transcriptional regulator CodY, which encodes MSLLSKTRELNTLLQKHKGIAVDFKDVAQTISSVTVTNVFIVSRKGKILGSNLNELLKNERIIQMLENRHIPVEYTDQLMDVKETQSNIGIDNVLTVFPPENNDLFGDSRTTIFPILGGGERLGTLVLGRVTEDFSENDLVLGEYAATVIGMEILREKHNEVEQEARDKAAISMAINSLSYSESEAIEHIFEELGGKEGLLIASKVADRVGITRSVIVNALRKLESAGVIESRSLGMKGTFIKVKKDKFLDELERIK
- the hslV gene encoding ATP-dependent protease subunit HslV, whose translation is MSTSIHATTIFAVQHNGHAAMAGDGQVTLGEQVIMKQTARKVRRLYNDKVLAGFAGSVADAFTLFEKFETKLQQFSGNLERAAVELAQEWRGDKQLRQLEAMLIVMDETSILVVSGTGEVIVPDDNLIAIGSGGNYALSAGRALKRNATHLSASEMAYESLKVASDICVFTNDRIIVENL
- the sucD gene encoding succinate--CoA ligase subunit alpha, which codes for MSVFIDKNTKVIVQGITGSTALFHTKQMLEYGTQIVAGVTPGKGGQVVEGVPVFNTVEEAQKETGATVSVIYVPAPFAADAILECIEAELDLAICITEHIPVIDMVKVKRYSEGKKTRIVGPNCPGVITADECKIGIMPGYIHKKGHVGVVSRSGTLTYEAVHQLTEEGIGQTTAVGIGGDPVNGTNFIDVLKAFNEDDETKAVVMIGEIGGTAEEEAAEWIKANMTKPVVGFVGGQTAPPGKRMGHAGAIISGGKGTAEEKIKTLNSCGVKTADTPSEIGTTLIDAAKEAGIYEQLLTVK
- the dprA gene encoding DNA-processing protein DprA; the protein is MNDLDLLKLRFAGLSTQQIHRLLRFSPSFMKYSKVDKQYILKQFLGTVKITAKNENVYRLYVTTNLEVLFKQLKAWKVHFITINHRLYPQLLREIYDPPLILFYRGKLTLMQSPRTLAIIGSRQATQYTWQSLQTFFPSFKKHHLTIISGLAKGADMMAHQHALLFKLPTIAVLGFGHMHHYPKETKEIRQQIEKDGIVISEYLPLEKPKRYHFPERNRLISGLSKGIFITESAENSGTSITTRFALEQNRDVYVLPGTIFNKMTLGNLRSAQEGAKIVLNADDILEDFII
- the hslU gene encoding ATP-dependent protease ATPase subunit HslU; this encodes METNGIKLTPRDIVSKLNEYIVGQDDAKRKVAIALRNRYRRSLLTEEEKQEVAPKNILMIGPTGVGKTEIARRMARLVGAPFIKVEATKFTEVGYVGRDVESMVRDLVDVAVRLVKDQKKALVQDEAQDKANEKLVKLLVPSMKKKANNNTNSNNPLESLFGGSIPNFGQNNDDEEETPTDEVKTKRSEIKQQLLNGQLEDEKVRLKVEQDPAAMGMLGTNQNQQMQDMMNQLMPKKKVEREVPVKTARKILTDEFADELIDQETANQEAIELAEQMGIIFIDEIDKVATNNQNSGQDVSRQGVQRDILPILEGSMVQTKYGTVNTEHMLFIGAGAFHVSKPSDLIPELQGRFPIRVELESLSVEDFVRILTEPKLSLIKQYEALLQTEQVTVKFTDEAIKRLAEIAFQVNQDTDNIGARRLHTILEKMLEDLSFEAPSMPNAVVDITPQYVDDKLKSISTNKDLSAFIL
- the trmFO gene encoding FADH(2)-oxidizing methylenetetrahydrofolate--tRNA-(uracil(54)-C(5))-methyltransferase TrmFO; the protein is MTQVVNVVGAGLAGSEAAYQLAQRGVKVNLIEMRPVKQTPAHHTDKFAELVCSNSLRGNALTNAVGVLKEEMRQLDSLIISAADKARVPAGGALAVDRHDFAGYVTETLKNHPNITVLNEEINSIPEGYTIIATGPLTTDKLANEIVEATGKDQLYFYDAAAPIIEKDSIDMNKVYLKSRYDKGEAAYLNCPMTEDEFNTFYDALMEAEVAPVNEFEKEKYFEGCMPFEVMAERGRKTLLFGPMKPVGLEDPKTGERPYAVVQLRQDDAAGTLYNIVGFQTHLKWGAQKDVIRLIPGLENVEIVRYGVMHRNTFINSPDVLTETYELKGREELYFAGQMTGVEGYVESAASGLVAGINVAHKMLNKGEVIFPRETMIGSMAYYISHAKNEKNFQPMNANFGLLTTLEKKVKDKKLRYEKLADRALTYLDNYKQTL
- the sucC gene encoding ADP-forming succinate--CoA ligase subunit beta, which translates into the protein MNIHEYQGKAIFRSMGVAVPEGRVAYTAEEAVEKAKELDSKVYVVKAQIHAGGRGKAGGVKIAKSLSEVETYAKELLGKTLVTHQTGPEGKEIKRLYIEEGCDIQKEYYVGFVIDRATDRVTLMASEEGGTEIEEVAAKTPEKIFKETIDPVVGLAPYQARRIAFNINIPKESINKAAKFLVSLYNVFIEKDCSIVEINPLVTTGEGEVLALDAKVNFDDNALFKHKDIQELRDLEEEDPKEIEASKYDLSYIALDGDIGCMVNGAGLAMATMDTINHFGGNPANFLDVGGGATKEKVTEAFKIILGDENVKGIFVNIFGGIMKCDIIAEGIVAAVKEVELTLPLVVRLEGTNVERGKEILKESGLAIEPAATMAEGAQKIVKLVKEA
- the topA gene encoding type I DNA topoisomerase; the protein is MAENLVIVESPAKAKTIEKYLGKKYKVIASMGHVRDLPRSQMGVDAENDYEPKYITIRGKGPVVKELKKHAKKAKKVFLASDPDREGEAIAWHLANILNLEDSTENRVVFNEITKDAVKDSFKHPRGIEMELVDAQQARRILDRLVGYNISPVLWKKVKKGLSAGRVQSVALRLVIDRENEIRNFKPEEYWKIEGEFRYKKTKFTAKFLHFKNKPFKLTEKADVEKITTQLDGDQFEVTKVTKKEKTRYPANPFTTSTLQQEAARKLNFKARKTMMLAQQLYEGIDLKKQGTVGLITYMRTDSTRISDQAQSEAKNYIQETYGNDYTSNRKSKGQGDQDAHEAIRPSSTLRTPNEMKNFLTRDQHRLYKLIWERFVASQMAPAILDTVAMDLTQNDIKFRANGQTIKFKGFMTLYVETKDDSEDGKDNKLPNIGEGEMVTATNIEPSQHFTQPPPRYTEARLVKTMEELKIGRPSTYAPTIDTIQKRNYVKNESKRFVPTELGEIVHEQVKDYFPEIIDVDFTVNMETLLDKVADGEIGWKKVISDFYSSFKQDVERAEEEMEKIEIKDEPAGEDCEVCGSPMVIKMGRYGKFMACSNFPDCRNTKAIVKTIGVTCPKCKEGDVVERKSKKNRIFYGCSKYPECDFVTWDKPIGRDCPKCEHYLVEKKQGRKSQVVCSNCDYKEEEQK